Below is a window of Halarcobacter anaerophilus DNA.
TTTTATTTTGCTAAATAGTATTTGTCCTTTATAATTATCAAGATAGATTTTAGCTCCTGCTATCTCTCCGTAGGTTACGCATACTCCTCTTTCAGAATCGACAATCTTTGCTTTTACCTCTTTTTTTATATTTTTCAATGCCCATCTTGCATATTTCCTATCTTCAAAATCCCAAACCATTTGATCTATTTTTCTCTCTTGATTAGAGATATGTTCACAAATGTCTTCTATGTTTTTAGGAGTTTGTTTTGTTTTTAAAATTCTATGCAGAACTAAATCCGAATATCTTCTAATAGGACTTGTAAAATGTGAATATGATTTAAATCCCAAACCGAAATGCCCTAAATTTTTAGAGCTATATTTTGCTTGTGTTTGAGCATGAATTATAAGATCATCAATCTCTTCACTTAGACTTGAGTATTTTGCTTTTTGTTGTATATGCGTAATAGTCGAATGAACATCACTTTGAAGTTTTACTTTTAAGCCCAAAGCATTAACATCATCCACAAGTTTTGAAATCGCTTTAAAAGGCGGCTCTTCATGAATTCTAAAAATTCCTACGCTGTTTACTTTTTTGCTAGCTTCAATATTTGCTAAAAGCATACACTCTTCAATCAGTTGATGGGAAGCAGAAGAGGTTTCAATCTCAACACTCTGAATTTCACCGTTTTTCAAAGTTAGTTTATACTCGTTGCTTCTAAAATCATAACCTTTTTTTAATCTCTTTTTTCTATACTGTTTTGTAACTTCATAAAGAGGAAGAAGATAATCAAAAATCTCTTTTTCGTTTTGTGAAAAAGTATCAAATTTTTTTTCTAACACTCTATCTATTCTTCCGTAAGAGAATTTTCTGTGAGAATTTATAACTGCTTCAAAAAGTTCCGATTTTTTTACTTCAATATTTTTTAAATCCAAATATATTTTAAAAACATAAGAGTATCTGTCTACTCCCTCTTTTAAAGAACACATATCTTCACTTAATTCATTTGGAAGCATAGGTAAAACTTTTGAAGGAAGATATGCAGAAGTCGATTTTTTAAAAGCTAATTTATCAAGTTCACTTCCCTCTTTTACAAAATAAGAGACATCTGCAATTGCTACGTATAAAATAGAGTTTTCCCGGTCAAAATATATAGCATCGTCATGATCTTTTGCACTATTTGGATCGATTGTACAAAAAGGCAGTTTACTTAAATCAACTCTTTTGTTTGAATCATCCATTTTGGCATCAACTTCAAGTTTTGAGTTTAATCTGTAATCTTCATCGTATAAACTCAAAGATATCTCTTCATCAACTGTCGTATCGCTTATATTTCCTAAGTTTTTTACTATGTCAAAACTTTTATTGTCAACTAAAAGAATATCTCCCTCTTGCAATTTTTGTTTTGGAGTAAATTGCAGTTTTATAGACTCTTTTACCGTATAAAAACTTTTATCTTTTACATAAATTAGAATCTGTCCCGTTTTACCGTTTAAAAAAACTTTTTCGATTTTTGCTTTGATTTTACTTCTTGGATTAAATACTCTTTTTGCTAAAACCAAGTCTCCGTCATAGGCTCCGTTTAAATGTTCAATATCTAAATTCAAATTTTTATGTTCGTTAAGCAGATCACAAAGAGTTGCTCTGTTTTTTTCTACTTTTACGACTCCTATACGATATTTGCTATTTATTTCATAATTTTCATTTTTTATAATAAAGCCCTCTTCTACGAACTGCTCAAGTTTTTCTATCTCTTCTTCTGTAAACTCTGTTTTGTTTGATTCTATTTTTGTAAAAAGCTTTTTTAGCACTATTTTTCCTTCCGTTTCTTAGAAAGGTATCTTATCTAAAAATTAGTTTACTTTAGGTATAATCACCCAAAATTTACTAGAGGAACAACAATGGCATTAAATGTTTACTATGACAAAGATTGTAATATCGAATTAATAAAATCAAAAAAAGTTGCAATGATTGGTTTTGGATCACAAGGTCATGCTCACGCTGAAAACTTAAGAGATTCTGGAGTTGAAGTGGTTGTAGGTCTAAGAAAAGGTGGTTCATCTTGGGCTAAAGCAGAAGCAAAAGGTTTTGAAGTAAAAACTGTTGCTGAAGCTACAAAAGGTGCTGATATAGTAATGATTTTACTACCTGATGAAAATCAAGCAGCTATTTACGCAGATGAAATTAAAGATAATTTAAAAGACGGTGCTTATATTGCATTTGGACACGGATTTAATATCCACTACGGAAGAATTCTTCCAAAAGCAAATATAAATGTAATGATGGTAGCTCCAAAAGCTCCAGGTCATACTGTAAGATCTGAATTTACTAAAGGTGGAGGAATTCCTGATTTAATCGCTGTATTCCAAGATCCGTCAGGTGATACAAAAGATGTGGCTTTAGCTTATGCTTCTGCAATCGGTGGAGGAAGAACAGGTATTATCGAAACTACATTTAAAGATGAAACTGAAACTGACCTTTTCGGTGAGCAAGCTGTACTTTGCGGTGGAACAACTGCATTAGTTCAAGCTGGATTCGAAACATTAGTTGAAGCTGGATATGCTCCTGAAATGGCATATTTTGAATGTTTACATGAATTAAAACTAATTGTTGATTTAATGTACCAAGGTGGTATTGCAGATATGAGATATTCAATTTCAAATACTGCTGAATACGGTGACTATGTATCTGGACCTAGAGTTATCAATGATGAAAGTAGAGCTGCTATGAAAGAGATCTTAAAAGAGATCCAAAACGGTAAATTTGCTAAAGATTTCATCTTGGAAGGTCAAGCTGGATACCCAAGAATGAATGCAGAAAGAAAAAATGCAAAAGCTACATTATTAAATCAAACTGGAGAAAAACTAAGAGCTATGATGCCTTGGATTGCTTCAAATAAAATTGTAAACCAAGAAAAAAACTAAGGTTTTAAACTTTTAAAGTAAGGTTTATCCTTACTTTAAACTACTCTTAACACATGACAAAAAGAAAAAAACGTAAAACTCCAGTCAAAAGAAAAACATCTAGAAAGAAGCAAACCGGCAATAAAAAGCTTATAAATATATTATTGCTTATAATAATTTTATTAGTATCGGCAATCATATTCTTAATATATATGATTGATACGCAAAAACTAAAAAAAAGCACTCAGACAATTCCCAAAGTTGTAGAAAAAATAGAAAAAAACGTAAAAAACACCCATGATGAATTCGATAAATATTTTGAACAAATAGAGCAAATAAAAAAAGATAAATTTGAAGAGTATACAAAAGATTTTTATAAAGAGTATGACGAACAAACCGAACCTCAAGTAAAAGATGTCAAAAAAGATAAAAAAATAGAAAAAGATAAAGAAGAGAAAAGCAATTTAGCAATAAAAGAAAAAAAACCTAAACTTGCTATTATAATAGATGACGTAACAACAAGTTATCAAGTAAAACAGATTCAATCAATCGGTTTTACTACGACTATGTCGTTTATGCCTCCTACACCCCATCACAATGATTCGGCAAAGATTGCACAAAATCTGCCTTTTTATATGATTCACTTGCCTATGGAAGCAAAATATTTTAAAAATGAAGAGAAAAATACTTTACATACAAAAGATTCATATGAAAAAATAGAGAATAGAATTTCTCAAATTAGAAAATGGTATCCGAATGCAAAATTTACAAATAACCATACAGGAAGTGAATTTACCTCTAATAAAGAGGCAATGGATAAACTTTTCAGAGCTTTAAAAAAGTATAATTTTATCTTTGTAGATAGTAGAACAACGGGTAAAAGCGTAGGTAAACAAACAGCACAAAAATATAATATGCCCTATATTTCAAGAAATGTGTTTTTGGACAATGAGCAGAACTTTGAATATATTCAAAACCAATTAAAAAAAGCCATAGCAATCGCCAAAAAAAACGGTTTTGCTATTGCTATTTGCCATCCTCATTCTGCTACAATCAATACTTTGAAAAAATCTAAAAATCTATTAAAAGATTTAGATTTAGTTTATCTTGAGGATTTACCTCTTTTAAAAAAATAGTTTAATATTTATCTAAAAGATTGATATTCATTTAAAGGCTTTAACCTTTTTCTTAATACAATTTGAAAAAGTTGAAGTCTTCTGCTTCTAAAAGCTCCGGCACAACTCTTTAAGTAATAACTCCACATTCTATAAAATCTCTCATTGTAATCATCTTTTATCTTATCCCATGAGTTGTCGAAATTTTCAAACCATGACATTAAAGTTTTGTCATAATCCATACCGAAATTATGAACATCTTCAATTACAAAATATTTTTCACAAGCTTTACTTATCTGAGATAAAGAGGGAATCTGCCCGTTTGGAAAAATATATTTGTTTATCCAAGGATCAGTACCTTTTTGGGGAACATCATTTCCAATCGTATGCAATAGGAATATTCCTTCATCTTTCATATTTTTAAATGCCGTTTGAAAATATTTATTGTAATTTTTTTCACCGACATGTTCAAACATCCCTATAGAGACAACTTTGTCGTATTTCTCTTGTATATTTCTATAATCCATCAATTTGACTTTTATAGGCAAATCTTTAAAATTTTCATCTATATATTTTTTTTGTTCGGAAGAGACGGTTATACCGTTTACTTTTACTTTATAGTTTTGTGAAGCAAATACTGCAAAACTTCCCCAGCCGCAACCTATTTCAAGAACACTTTCATTTGGTTTGAGTTGAAGTTTTTTGCAAATCAAATCAAGTTTTGCGATTTGTGCTTCATATAAACAAGAAGCATTTTTCCAATATCCGCAAGAGTAACTCATAGTTTTATCTAACATATTTTTATAAAGATCATTTCCTGCGTTATAGTGTTTCTCTCCTACTTGGAAAGAACGCCTTTTTGACTGAAGATTCACAAGTCTTGGAATAAGCCAATTTTTAAGAAAAGTGATATTACCTTTTACCTCCTCTTCCAATTTTGAAGTCAAGACTTTACAAATCATTTCATCAACTCTACAACAATCCCACCAACCCTCCATATAAGCTTCACCTAGACCTAAAGAGCCTTCTCTTATAACTCTTGAATATAGATTTTGATTGTGTATTTTGGGATCACTTTTAGAATCTCCGTCTAAAACTATACCTGCTTTTTCTAACTTTGTTTGCAGCCACAATTTGGCTTTGTTTTCTATTCTGCTGTTCAATTTTAAATCTCCTTTATAATTAAGGATAATATTTATCAACTAAAAAAAGATATTACAACTTAAATTAATTCAAACTTAAAAGACTTTATTTTGAAGCTTCGTATATTATATACCAATTTATAATAAAGTTTAATATTTTATTTATTATAATTACTAAAATTATAAAAGGCAAAGGATGTCCCAAACAGCTACTTTTAGAATAAAAGAGTTAAATTCAATGAAAAAATATCCCGAAAATATTTTTTTTAAAGGTAATTTGGAACTTCTAAAAAAAAGAAAAATTGCAATAGTAGGAAGCCGTCACCCAAATGCTTATGCAAAAAAAATTACCCATAAGATTGCTAATGAACTGGCAAAAAGAGAGATTGTTATCGTAAGCGGTGCAGCAATCGGTACAGACTCAATTGCCCATAAAGCGGCAACTCCTAAAAATACAATCGCCGTTATGGCAAATGGTCTTGATATAAAATACCCTGCTATAAATGCAAAATTGATTGAATCTATTGAAAAAGAGGGATTAACATTAAGTAGTTATAAAGACGGTCAAAAGCCGAGAAACTATACTTTCGTACAAAGAAACGAGATAGTAGTAAGTTTGGCTCAAACTCTTATAGTAACTTATGCCGATGAAAAAAGCGGAACACTTACTTCTATAGATTATGCTCTTAAAATGGGCAAAAAAGTATATACTATCCCTCATCATTTAGATGACAGTTTAGGAACTCAAAAACTTTTGGAAGAAGGTAAAATCCATTTAATTTATAATTTAGAAAAATTTTTAAACAGCTTTGGAGAGATAAAAACAAAAAACGATGATTTGTCCAACTATTTAAAAACTTTTCCTTCTTATGAAGAAGCCGTTAGAAAATATAAAAACCGAATTTTTCAATTAGAATTAGAAGGTGAGATTAAAATTGAAAACGGGTATATAAAACCCGTTTAAATATTACATCTTCTTTTTACTTTTACAAAACGCAAAATCAAATATCCTGCGATTCCTGAAATAAAAGAGCCTACCAAAATAGCTAATTTATCGCTGTAAAAAAAGATATTACTGTTTTCAAAAGCCAAACTGTCAATAAATAGACTCATAGTAAAGCCAATTCCCGTTAAAACCGATACCCCGTAAAGCTGTCCCCAGGAAGAACACTTAGGCAAGGTTGCTATTTTATATTTTATAGCCAAAAAACTAAAAAGGAAAACTCCTATTTGTTTTCCTAAAAAGAGTCCTAAAACTATCCCCGTACTTGTAGGGTTTACTACTTTTTCAAAAGAGATAGAACTTAAATCAACTCCGGCATTAACAAAAGCAAAAAGAGGAAGAATATAAAAAGCTACCCAATAATGAATATGGTGTTCAAGATGTTTTACGGGAGAAACCAGTTTTCTTTTTTCGTTTATTGCATGAAGAGGAATACAAAAAGCTACGATAATACCGGCAAGAGTTGCATGAACTCCCGATTTAAGTACAAAAATCCATAAAAGAGCCCCAACTATCCAATAATATCCAAGTCTAGTTACTTTAAATCTATTTAATAAAAACAGAATCAATATACAAAAACCTGCAAGAATAATTGCATGAAAAGATAAATCAGAAGTATAAAAAAATGCTATTATTAAAATAGCTCCCAAATCATCAAAAATTGCAAGTGCCATCAAAAATATTTTTAAAGAGTTTGAAATTCTTTTTCCAAGTAAAGAGAGGATTCCCAAAGCAAAAGCTATATCTGTTGCAGTAGGAATTGCCCAACCTTGCAAGGCATAATCATCTCCGTAATTGAAAATAAAAAATATTAAAGCAGGAACAATCATTCCTCCTATTGCAGCTATTGCAGGAAGTGCAATCTTTTTTGCACTTGAAAGATGCCCCAAAATCAGCTCTCTTTTTATTTCAAGTCCAATCAAAAGAAAAAATATTGCCATTAATCCGTCATTTATCCACAAAATCAAAGGTTTATCTATATCTAAAATCTGCCCTACTTTAAAAGTGATTTGTGTTTCAAGTACGGAGGTGTAATATTCTGAGAGAAAAGAGTTATTAAGAAGAAGAGCGAATATTGTAGCAATGATTAATAAAATTCCGGAGGTAGACTCTTTTTTTATATATCTTCTTACTAATAGATTCATTCTCTTCTCCTTATAAAAGTTGTATTTTATAAAGTATAAAATACAACTTAACAACTAAAAGAAGTATTAATTTTAAAAAATTATTTTTCTATTTAAAATTAGAAACTCTCCCATTCTTCATCATCTGCGGTATTGCTTTTTATCTCACCGTTAGATGCTTTTGCACTCTGTTTTTTCGGTTTTTCTTCGCTTCTTGATCTTCTTGATTCACTTTTAACGTGAGAGCTTCTTGCTTGTACACTATCTTTACCTATAAACTCTTTTGTTTGTGCATCCGCAACTATCTCTTTTGCAATTGAATCAGTTTGAATTGCAATATCATGTGTTTGTGTTGCAATTTGCGCATTTTGTTGTGTTTGTTGATCAAGTTGATTAACTGCATCGTTTATTTGAGTAATTCCTTGTTCTTGCTCTTTACTCGCATTTGTGATTTCAGTTATTTTCTCTATAGATTTAGTAATATCAACTAATAAATCATCATAACCTTTAATCATTTGAGTACTGATATCTTTCCCCTGGTCAGCTTTTGTTGTTGCATTTTCGACTAAACTTTTAATCTCTTTTGCAGCTTCCGCACTTCTTGCAGCTAGATTTCTAACTTCTTGTGCAACTACTGCAAAACCTTTTCCTGCTTCTCCTGCAGTTGCCGCTTCTACGGCTGCATTTAAAGATAGAATATTTGTTTGGAAAGCTATTTGATCTATAACAGTAATTGCTTCACTAATAGAGTTAACCTGATCCGTAATATCTTCCATTGCTTTTGATGTATTTTGAGCCAGTGTCTGACCTGTTTTTGCAGAAGAACTTACGTTACCTGCATAATCACTCATTAACTGTACATTTTCCGCATTATTAACAATAGTACTTGTAATCTCTTCTAATGCAGCTGCCGTCTCTTCAAGTGAAGCTGCAGCTTCTGTTGAACTTTTATTTAAAGTATCTACATTTGAAATTAACTGATCAGATGATTGATCTAAAGTTAATCCTATAGTATAAGACTGTTTTAACAGTTTTGAAATCTCTTCAGTTAAGAAGTTTACGCTATTGATAAGTGATGCTATATCCCCGTGAACATCCGTATTATCAATTTTACTTGTAAAATTGTAGTTGCTGAACTCTTTTAGAACTCTGTTTATCTCGTCAACTTTTGATTTTACACCGCTTAACATACTATTTAAAGCATTTGTAAGTTGAATTAACTGAGG
It encodes the following:
- the ilvC gene encoding ketol-acid reductoisomerase — translated: MALNVYYDKDCNIELIKSKKVAMIGFGSQGHAHAENLRDSGVEVVVGLRKGGSSWAKAEAKGFEVKTVAEATKGADIVMILLPDENQAAIYADEIKDNLKDGAYIAFGHGFNIHYGRILPKANINVMMVAPKAPGHTVRSEFTKGGGIPDLIAVFQDPSGDTKDVALAYASAIGGGRTGIIETTFKDETETDLFGEQAVLCGGTTALVQAGFETLVEAGYAPEMAYFECLHELKLIVDLMYQGGIADMRYSISNTAEYGDYVSGPRVINDESRAAMKEILKEIQNGKFAKDFILEGQAGYPRMNAERKNAKATLLNQTGEKLRAMMPWIASNKIVNQEKN
- the cfa gene encoding cyclopropane fatty acyl phospholipid synthase, with the protein product MNSRIENKAKLWLQTKLEKAGIVLDGDSKSDPKIHNQNLYSRVIREGSLGLGEAYMEGWWDCCRVDEMICKVLTSKLEEEVKGNITFLKNWLIPRLVNLQSKRRSFQVGEKHYNAGNDLYKNMLDKTMSYSCGYWKNASCLYEAQIAKLDLICKKLQLKPNESVLEIGCGWGSFAVFASQNYKVKVNGITVSSEQKKYIDENFKDLPIKVKLMDYRNIQEKYDKVVSIGMFEHVGEKNYNKYFQTAFKNMKDEGIFLLHTIGNDVPQKGTDPWINKYIFPNGQIPSLSQISKACEKYFVIEDVHNFGMDYDKTLMSWFENFDNSWDKIKDDYNERFYRMWSYYLKSCAGAFRSRRLQLFQIVLRKRLKPLNEYQSFR
- a CDS encoding divergent polysaccharide deacetylase family protein — encoded protein: MIDTQKLKKSTQTIPKVVEKIEKNVKNTHDEFDKYFEQIEQIKKDKFEEYTKDFYKEYDEQTEPQVKDVKKDKKIEKDKEEKSNLAIKEKKPKLAIIIDDVTTSYQVKQIQSIGFTTTMSFMPPTPHHNDSAKIAQNLPFYMIHLPMEAKYFKNEEKNTLHTKDSYEKIENRISQIRKWYPNAKFTNNHTGSEFTSNKEAMDKLFRALKKYNFIFVDSRTTGKSVGKQTAQKYNMPYISRNVFLDNEQNFEYIQNQLKKAIAIAKKNGFAIAICHPHSATINTLKKSKNLLKDLDLVYLEDLPLLKK
- a CDS encoding DNA-processing protein DprA — protein: MSQTATFRIKELNSMKKYPENIFFKGNLELLKKRKIAIVGSRHPNAYAKKITHKIANELAKREIVIVSGAAIGTDSIAHKAATPKNTIAVMANGLDIKYPAINAKLIESIEKEGLTLSSYKDGQKPRNYTFVQRNEIVVSLAQTLIVTYADEKSGTLTSIDYALKMGKKVYTIPHHLDDSLGTQKLLEEGKIHLIYNLEKFLNSFGEIKTKNDDLSNYLKTFPSYEEAVRKYKNRIFQLELEGEIKIENGYIKPV
- a CDS encoding methyl-accepting chemotaxis protein — translated: MLKNFSTKAKLMLVPIVYVIIVTIVAIIFSYYNNLVKFRIDAATQTDVFIQQVLKGRISVYQFLRAPSNDTANVVIKDFGKLDENVSFFKSQLSVGKNVQLCEEILSESSKYVEYFDKFSQKRIEEYKNGILKESEDLKPLIADMAKTGTDLENKLNEINKSAIELRNEAETTMNYILIGIVIVSIILFVIFSIILSNIIVSSIEKFKEGLSGFFAYINRESEDSKLLEVDGKDEFALMAQAVNESIVKTKEGLAKDNETVKEALSIVEKANQGYLNELVKSQASNPQLIQLTNALNSMLSGVKSKVDEINRVLKEFSNYNFTSKIDNTDVHGDIASLINSVNFLTEEISKLLKQSYTIGLTLDQSSDQLISNVDTLNKSSTEAAASLEETAAALEEITSTIVNNAENVQLMSDYAGNVSSSAKTGQTLAQNTSKAMEDITDQVNSISEAITVIDQIAFQTNILSLNAAVEAATAGEAGKGFAVVAQEVRNLAARSAEAAKEIKSLVENATTKADQGKDISTQMIKGYDDLLVDITKSIEKITEITNASKEQEQGITQINDAVNQLDQQTQQNAQIATQTHDIAIQTDSIAKEIVADAQTKEFIGKDSVQARSSHVKSESRRSRSEEKPKKQSAKASNGEIKSNTADDEEWESF
- a CDS encoding RNB domain-containing ribonuclease, which codes for MLKKLFTKIESNKTEFTEEEIEKLEQFVEEGFIIKNENYEINSKYRIGVVKVEKNRATLCDLLNEHKNLNLDIEHLNGAYDGDLVLAKRVFNPRSKIKAKIEKVFLNGKTGQILIYVKDKSFYTVKESIKLQFTPKQKLQEGDILLVDNKSFDIVKNLGNISDTTVDEEISLSLYDEDYRLNSKLEVDAKMDDSNKRVDLSKLPFCTIDPNSAKDHDDAIYFDRENSILYVAIADVSYFVKEGSELDKLAFKKSTSAYLPSKVLPMLPNELSEDMCSLKEGVDRYSYVFKIYLDLKNIEVKKSELFEAVINSHRKFSYGRIDRVLEKKFDTFSQNEKEIFDYLLPLYEVTKQYRKKRLKKGYDFRSNEYKLTLKNGEIQSVEIETSSASHQLIEECMLLANIEASKKVNSVGIFRIHEEPPFKAISKLVDDVNALGLKVKLQSDVHSTITHIQQKAKYSSLSEEIDDLIIHAQTQAKYSSKNLGHFGLGFKSYSHFTSPIRRYSDLVLHRILKTKQTPKNIEDICEHISNQERKIDQMVWDFEDRKYARWALKNIKKEVKAKIVDSERGVCVTYGEIAGAKIYLDNYKGQILFSKIKVIIKSSDVISKQITGSVKY
- the nhaA gene encoding Na+/H+ antiporter NhaA gives rise to the protein MNLLVRRYIKKESTSGILLIIATIFALLLNNSFLSEYYTSVLETQITFKVGQILDIDKPLILWINDGLMAIFFLLIGLEIKRELILGHLSSAKKIALPAIAAIGGMIVPALIFFIFNYGDDYALQGWAIPTATDIAFALGILSLLGKRISNSLKIFLMALAIFDDLGAILIIAFFYTSDLSFHAIILAGFCILILFLLNRFKVTRLGYYWIVGALLWIFVLKSGVHATLAGIIVAFCIPLHAINEKRKLVSPVKHLEHHIHYWVAFYILPLFAFVNAGVDLSSISFEKVVNPTSTGIVLGLFLGKQIGVFLFSFLAIKYKIATLPKCSSWGQLYGVSVLTGIGFTMSLFIDSLAFENSNIFFYSDKLAILVGSFISGIAGYLILRFVKVKRRCNI